One Candidatus Binataceae bacterium genomic window, GCGGCCGGCGAAAGCGCGGAGGCGCTGGCATCATGAAACCGCGCGTGGTGGTCGCGATGTCGGGCGGGGTGGACAGCTCGGTGGCGGCGGCGATGCTGGCCGAGCAGGGCTACGAAGTCATCGGGATCGCGATGCGGTTGGCGGCGGATGGGGGCGAGCCGGCGCGGCGCAACGCCTGCTGCGGCTACGAGGATTTCGAGGACGCGCGCCGAGTCGCCCAGCGCATGGGCTTTCCCTTTTACGTGGTCGATTTGCGCGCTGAATTCAACCAACGGGTGATCGAGCCGTTTGTCGGTGCCTATCTGGGCGGCCGCACCCCTAATCCCTGTCTGCTGTGCAATCGCGACATCAAGTTCGATCGGCTGTGGAGCCGCGCGCGCGCGCTGGGCGCAGATTTCGTCGCCACCGGTCATTATGCCCGGATCGAGCGCGATCCCGGCGGCGGCTATCGTTTGCTGCGGGCGCTGGATCAGGCCAAGGATCAGTCCTACTTTCTTTTCACCTTGGGTCAGGCGCAGCTCGCCCGCACGCTGTTTCCGATCGGCGCGATGACCAAGTCCGCGGTGCGCCGGCGCGCGGCTGAATTGGGCTTGGTCAACGCCGACAAGCCCGAAAGCCAGGAGATCTGCTTTGTGCCCGATAATGATTATGCCCGCCTGGTGAAGGATCGGGCCGCACCGGGACAAATTCGGCCCGGGGAGATAACCGATCGCGCGGGGCGGGTGCTGGCGCGCCACGACGGAATCCATCGCTTTACCGTGGGGCAGCGGCGCGGTCTGGGAATAGCCGCGCGCGAGCCGCTGTACGTGCAGGAGATTCGGCCCGAGGATGGGCGGGTGATCGCGGCACCGCGCGCGGCGCTGACGGCGGCCGGCTTGCGCGCCGAGCGCGTCAGCCTGGTTAACCCTCGCTCATGCGATGGCGAGCGCCATCCGATCCAGGTACGCATTCGTTACCGCCATCCGCCGCTTCCTGCCAGCTTGGCGCTGATCGCGGGGGGGTGCGCTGAGGTGCGCTTCGATAAGCCTGGTCCCGCGGTCACGCCCGGGCAGGCCTGCGTCTTCTATCGCGGCGAGGAAGTGCTGGGCGGGGGAATTATCGAAGGCGCGCTGGAGGCTCAGGTTTAGGATGCGTTTTGCGATCGCCACCTTGGGCTGCAAGGTCAACCAGTACGACAGCGCCGTGATCGAGCATCGCCTGGGCGCCGCCGGCATGGAGCAGGCCGACTTCGATCAGCCGGCCGACGTCTATATCGTCAACACCTGTACCGTGACCGATCGCGCCGACGTGGAAAGCCGCCGTTTGGCGCGGCGCGCGCGCCGGCGCAATCCCAATGCCCGCGTGATCATGACCGGGTGCATGGCCCAGGCCAATCCGGCCTCGCTGGCTGCGCTGACCGAAGTCGATGCGGTGGTCGGACTCAATCGGCTTGACGATCTGGTCGCGGCGGCGCGCGGCGGCGCGGCGGCGCGGGTGATGGTGAGCAATCTGCGCAAGAGCCGGCCGGCGCTGGAGATTGGCGCGGTGGTGCCGGCGGGCCAGACCCGCGCCTACTTGAAGCTGCAGGAGGGATGCGATCAGTTTTGCAGCTTTTGTATCGTGCCCACGTCGCGTGGAACTTCGCGCAGCGTGCCGCCGCGGCGGGTCCTGGAGGTGTTGGAGCAGCTCCATCGCGAGGGCTTCAAGGAAGTGATCCTAAGTGGGGTCCATCTGGGCGGTTACGGTCGCGATCTGAGTCCGCCGAGCACTCTTCAAGTATTACTTGAGATGATCGCGCAGCGCAGCCCGATCCGACGCCTGCGTCTGAGTTCGATTGACCCCGAAGAGCTGAGCGATCCGATCATCGACTTGGTGGCCGCCGGTGACCCGTTCTGTCCCCATTTTCATCTTCCGCTGCAGGCGGGAGAAGACGAGGTGCTGACATGGATGCGCCGGCGCTATCGGCGCGATGAGTTTCGGGGGCTGGTGGAACGAATTATGGAGCGGATGCCCGCGGCGGCGATCGGAACGGACCTGATCGCGGGTTTTCCCGGTGAGAGCGCGCAACATTTTGACCGTTACTTGAGCTTTGTGCGCGATTTACCGCTGGCCTACTTCCATGTATTTCCCTATTCATTGAGGTCCGGCACGACTGCGGCAAAGCTGGCCGGGCAGGTGGCGCCGGCGGATATTACACGGCGGGCCGAAATTTTGCGCGAGTTGGGCGAGCAACGGCGGCGGGAGTTCGCGGCCCGCTTCATGGGGGAGCGACTGGCGGTATTGATTGAGGAGGCGCGCGAGCCGAGCAGCGGGATGTTGCGCGGTTACAGCCGCAACTACATTAAAGTCTTGGTGCGGGGGACCGACGAATTCAAGAACCATGAGATCGAGGTGGAAACAACCGCTAGTGACGGCGCGACGCTTGTGGGGAGGCTGGCGTCGCACTGCCCAGGATGAAGAGGGCGCGGGGTCGGCCCAAGCGCCGCATTGGTCGGCCGAGTTGGAGCGGATCCTGGGCTACCGCTTCCGACAAATAGAGTTGCTGCGAGTCGCGCTAACCCATCCCAGCGCGGCCGAAGGCACCGATCAGCACTACGAGCGGCTGGAGTTTCTGGGTGACGCGGTACTCGATTTGGCAATCGCCGATCTGCTGATGCGCCATTTTCCCGAGGGCAACGAGGGCCTGCTCTCGCGCCAGCGCGC contains:
- the mnmA gene encoding tRNA 2-thiouridine(34) synthase MnmA; the encoded protein is MKPRVVVAMSGGVDSSVAAAMLAEQGYEVIGIAMRLAADGGEPARRNACCGYEDFEDARRVAQRMGFPFYVVDLRAEFNQRVIEPFVGAYLGGRTPNPCLLCNRDIKFDRLWSRARALGADFVATGHYARIERDPGGGYRLLRALDQAKDQSYFLFTLGQAQLARTLFPIGAMTKSAVRRRAAELGLVNADKPESQEICFVPDNDYARLVKDRAAPGQIRPGEITDRAGRVLARHDGIHRFTVGQRRGLGIAAREPLYVQEIRPEDGRVIAAPRAALTAAGLRAERVSLVNPRSCDGERHPIQVRIRYRHPPLPASLALIAGGCAEVRFDKPGPAVTPGQACVFYRGEEVLGGGIIEGALEAQV
- the mtaB gene encoding tRNA (N(6)-L-threonylcarbamoyladenosine(37)-C(2))-methylthiotransferase MtaB gives rise to the protein MRFAIATLGCKVNQYDSAVIEHRLGAAGMEQADFDQPADVYIVNTCTVTDRADVESRRLARRARRRNPNARVIMTGCMAQANPASLAALTEVDAVVGLNRLDDLVAAARGGAAARVMVSNLRKSRPALEIGAVVPAGQTRAYLKLQEGCDQFCSFCIVPTSRGTSRSVPPRRVLEVLEQLHREGFKEVILSGVHLGGYGRDLSPPSTLQVLLEMIAQRSPIRRLRLSSIDPEELSDPIIDLVAAGDPFCPHFHLPLQAGEDEVLTWMRRRYRRDEFRGLVERIMERMPAAAIGTDLIAGFPGESAQHFDRYLSFVRDLPLAYFHVFPYSLRSGTTAAKLAGQVAPADITRRAEILRELGEQRRREFAARFMGERLAVLIEEAREPSSGMLRGYSRNYIKVLVRGTDEFKNHEIEVETTASDGATLVGRLASHCPG